The nucleotide window TCCACTCTGGTATGATTTTATTCCAGTGGGGCCGGTGACACTGATTGAATCATAATAAACCGGTTTCAGGGTTTCTTTAGCCTTACGGTAGTACTGTTTCATCTGGCCGGTAGATGATTCTGGCAGGTCATCCAGAATATGCAAGCCCTCCATGTTCTCTGTTTTAACCCCGGTTAACTTTTCCATTCCCTTGTTCATGAAGTAAAGTCGATCTTCACCATCAGTAACCCATATCCCTTCGTTAATACCTTCCACCAGACTTTCGTAGAATTTTTTCAGATTTTGACGTTTTAAGTTAGCTTCCTGTCTCTCCCGGTCCATCTGGTTAAGGATCTTGGCATTCCAGATGATAACTATGGTTAAAAAGGCCATGGAGATGATGATGCCTATAACATCACCAAAATGTTCACTGTATAAGTTGAACCTCTGGCCCAGGTTAATTAGGATGTCCATGAGGAAAACTGCCACCAGGGTTGCTGGGAGGAGGCGCCGGGCCATGAAACCGCCACTGTTCTGGGCAGTGATCCTCCCCATATGACTGCAGTCTGGGTAGAGGCAAAGGATACCAATGGAAAGAATGATATGTATCACTGCCGAGAGAAAAGCCATCTGCACAATCAAATCCATTGTATAAGAATTGTTGATCCCGTAAAAATAGGATGTTAATCCCATTAATGCTAAAAAACCAGACAAAAATGCTAAAGTTTGCATAATGTTGGGTTTATACTTGTAACTGGCCATTAGAATGGCTATGCCAATTATTGTAAAATTAAAAGCACTTAATATTCTACTTTGCCCGGTTAAATTAATATTTCCGGGTAGATAACTGATAAGTAACTGTTTCATACCTAGGTTCAGGCCGGTGGCGTATTCCAGTAAGGTTAAAACACTCACAATTACAGTAAACAATGCAAGGATTCTGGAAACATTCAGGGTCCATGATTTGGATTGATGATTCAGAAGGTATAAACAGACACCGGCAATGATGAACAGGAATGCACTGTTAATTTTTGTTCCAGGAAATCCCAGGAACTCCCCCTGGAGCAGGGGTATGTTTAAAAGCCAGCCTATAGTAACAATGATCCCTAAAAAAATCACTATCAATGCACAGGCTTGTGAATATATTTTAAAATTAGAAAGACGAGCTAAATATATGGATAGTTGTTTTTCATCATCTTCCAGGGGTACCTGATCTGGTTTTAAGGGTTCAAAATCGTCCCTTGTCTTTTGTTCCATGGGAAAAATATCCTCCAACTATCCAGGATTTTTTGATCGTAAATATTATTCTTCTAGGATACTCTTCTAAAATATTACTCTTCCAGAATACTATTCTTCAAATAGAATATTATCCTTGATAAATACTACTCTTCTAACCTTTTCATCATCGAACAATACTAATAAAGTATGGGGTCCGGTTAACCATGACCAGTCTAAATTAACTGGATATGGGGGATCATTTACACCAAATATGTATATTAATTATGTGTTATTTGGATAATAAATATTGATAGGTTCCTGGTAATTGGTGTATCTCATATATTTTATTAGTTCGGTACAATCCCCTATTAAAAAAAGGCCTCCTAATATAACTCATTAATTGGAGATTTAAATCATAAATTAGAGATTAAAATCATCTTTCTTTATCATGGTTATAAATTAATTCACCTACCTTTATTCAGATATACTGTTTAAATATCAGATGCACTGTTTATCAGATTCATTGTCTAATGGATTTTTTCAATAATACACGCTGGTTATGATGATAATGCATGGTTTAATGACAAATTCCTGATTGAATAATAAATACAGGGTTTAATGATAAAAATTTATAAACTTTGATCTCCAATACTGTATATGGTGTTGATTATGGAAAAAACCTTAGAAAACCTTACCAAGGCGTTTATTGGTGAAAGTCAAGCTAGAAACCGTTACAGTTTCTACGCGAAACAGGCTACAAAGGATGGTTACCCTCAAATTTCTGAGATATTCCTGGAAACTGCTGAAAATGAAAGGCAACATGCAAAATGGTTGTTCAAACTGATCCAGGAAGTTAAGGTTAATGTGGATCTGGATGATGATGAGATACACGTGGAAGCTGAAGCTCCATTAACAATTGGTGACACCGTGGAAAACCTGAAAGCCGCCATTGCAGGGGAACACTACGAAAACAGTGAAATGTACCCAGAATTTGCTAAAGTTGCTAAAGAAGAAGGGTTAGATGCTATAGCACGCAGGTTAATGGCCATTGGAAAGGCAGAAGTTCACCACGAGGAAAGATACATCCAGCTCCTGGAACAGGTGGAAGCCGGCACTCTCTTTAAAAAGGAAGAAGATGTTTCATGGACCTGTCTCAAGTGTGGTTACTCAGTCACTGGGAAACAACCACCAGAAAAGTGCCCCGCATGTGATCATCCCACCAAGTACTTCTTTATCCGCTGTGAAGAGTATTAAAAGCTTTAATGAGTACTAATACTTTGAAAGAGTACTAAACTTAACAGTACTAAGTATTAGAAGAGAACAGGTACTAAAACCATTCTTGAACTAATTCCTCACTGGAATTAGTCACCCCAATTTTTTTGGGCAATTAATTTGAATATTTCAAGTAATCAATTTAAAAAAATTGTAAAGGTTATTTAAAAATTTTTTTTACATTATTTAAAATCTATTAAACAAAACTTGAGGGAGTAAATGACTGAAAAAGGACAGATATATCGGTGTGATATTTGTGGGAACATAGTGAATGTTTTCTGCGAGGGTGCAGGCAAACTGGTTTGTTGTGAAGTGCCCATGGAACTTTTAAATGAGAAACAGGATGCTGATGGTGCTATAAAACACCGACCAGTGATTGAAAAATCAGCGGTGGGGGTTAAGGTTAAGGTGGGAGAAGTACCTCACCCCATGGAGGAAAATCACCATATAGAGTGGGTGGAACTGGCCACTGCTAACCAGGTTTTCATACAGTTTTTAGAGCCCGGTGACAAGCCCGAGGCAGAATTCCCAGTAGATCTAGAAACCGGTCTAAAAGCCAGGAGTTACTGCAATATCCACGGATTATGGAAATCATAACTATGGAATTGTAACCA belongs to uncultured Methanobacterium sp. and includes:
- a CDS encoding rubrerythrin, which produces MEKTLENLTKAFIGESQARNRYSFYAKQATKDGYPQISEIFLETAENERQHAKWLFKLIQEVKVNVDLDDDEIHVEAEAPLTIGDTVENLKAAIAGEHYENSEMYPEFAKVAKEEGLDAIARRLMAIGKAEVHHEERYIQLLEQVEAGTLFKKEEDVSWTCLKCGYSVTGKQPPEKCPACDHPTKYFFIRCEEY
- a CDS encoding desulfoferrodoxin, which produces MTEKGQIYRCDICGNIVNVFCEGAGKLVCCEVPMELLNEKQDADGAIKHRPVIEKSAVGVKVKVGEVPHPMEENHHIEWVELATANQVFIQFLEPGDKPEAEFPVDLETGLKARSYCNIHGLWKS